In the Telopea speciosissima isolate NSW1024214 ecotype Mountain lineage chromosome 6, Tspe_v1, whole genome shotgun sequence genome, TTTTGCAGTATAGGAAGTCTTGGGAAGACTCTTCAAGAACCCCATTGTAATTGACCAAAATTACAGCTCACATGAGGAAGATTGCCCCCCCGGAAAGGTACAATGCTACAACCCTACAAGGGTCTTTTTGGAAGAGTAGTTTGTTATCCTTGTTGGTTATATAATTGTGCTTTGCCCATAATTAACATAATGGGCTCGAAATTCAGCAGGCCCATTTCTATTATTAgagtccttttatttttattttttaaaattttgatttaaattaaTTGATCAACttaatatttatttacttattgttCACAGGTTTCTGgtgtaaaaataaataatgtgaCTTACAAAAATATCCAAGGAACATCGACGACACAAGGTGTTGTGAAATTCAACTGTAGCGCCGAAAACCCGTGTGGCGGGATTATTTTAGAAGATGTACAACTTACTTATCTGAATCAAGAGGCAGAATCATCTTGTGTCAATGCAGGAGGTAAAGCTTATGGTGTAGTTGAACCATCTAGCTGTTTGTAGAGGAGAACAtgggaatttgatttttttgtgtttgaattATGGAGGACTTTTTAGTTTAGATTTTACAATAAATATAGATGAAATGCTTTGACTTAGTATTGACACAAAAGCTAGAGAATCAATGTATGGATTCTACCGCACATAGTGTTTGCCAATTTGTAGCTTATTCATGAGTTTTTGTGGGAGGTGTTTGCAATTTTTTGAATCTACTCAAAATTTTGAATCCTACCCAAATATCATATCATCTAATACTAAAGAAGAACTAACAAAACACTTAAAATTTGGAAAATGATATTCACGCTGCCCGTATCATGAGCATTTTCTcagtctctctcctctttatgtgtagctaggggtgaaacagggccaAGTTGGGCCAggatttttaaaaccccagtccAGCCCTAAGTCTCTTAGCTCAGtccaagcccaacccggcctAGGGCCGGGTTGAGATACCTCAGCCCAgcctagcccgaccctgattgaccctgattagGCTGGCTAGGCCaaattggccctgattgaccctattTTTGTGACCCTAACTGACCCTTCTTTTTCCATTTGCATtgtcctatgcattaaaaaaaatgagaaacatgtgattgggtattgatttgtttcgtactcaattgactattagacttttctttagTTTAATAAACTTAGttcaatcttaaaattttaaatactttcGTTCAATAGATAACTAGATTTTTTTTcgggtaaaccaatagataattagatattaaacaaaaactgttatatgtaaacactaaattgtaaagcataattAAACACAGGGCCAGATTGGGCCAGGCTCAGCCCAAgacctcaaccctggcccagcccgaccctaaccccagacctgaaaatttcaaccctaacccccgccctcagggttgaaaaatccagactaggccctattcgggctcagggcgggcttaGGCTGACAGAGTCAAACTTACACTCCTGTATGTAGCTCTCTAATGCAAACCGTGTGATACCTTCTCTTATGCGGCCATTGGCTTGGGTGGGAGATTCCATATTATTTCCATCCCATCTCACACCATCAGCGTGTAAATACCCTCCTATTTTAAATTTAAGAGCAATTCTTTGAAGACAAACAAATCAGATACCTAGCCGAAACATAATTGTGATTAAACCATCTCATTACATGGTTGATCATAGAGAAAATTTATTTGAAAACAAAGGATAGATATGAacttaggcctgatttggtatgatttctatttcaatttcagggggtgatttctatttctgaaattgtttggtttgctttttgcaccttatttcagtgaaattgaaattctgaaatagctaaagagctgtttcagaattagctatttcatttgatttagaACTCTtgaatgagcacatggttaatttcatgggcaaagtagtaatttaatgttaaaaataaaacaccacccttctccTAATgatctcaccaccaccaccaccactcccaccattgccactgccaccaccacaccactgccaccattgccatcgccaccaccaccaccactaccccgcTACCACCAACACCACTACTAtctcactaccaccaccaccgccaccaccatctccaccgccaccacccccACTACTTCCACGTCACCACTACCCTGccaccaccgtcaccaccaccaccaccactaccccgccacccccaccaccatccttcccaaggaaatatagagaatctatttttagaatttgaactatcaaatggatttttttattcttgaaatatttcatattgatacaaccaaaacaatttcaattttttgaccaaaatctatttgttgattatttcaagaaatcaatccaaaattgaaatagaaatcatacccaATCAGGCCTAGAAATAGAATTAGCAATTTCTATATGGGACTGATATGGAACTAATGGAAGTGTAAGAATTCAAATCACAAACTTAAAGTTAACTACAACAGAATTAAGATAAGGACAAGCATGGTTTCAATAATCGGGAATCAAATCGATGAATCAGTCAATTTGGCTGTGATCAATCTTGATTCCAGTCTATTGGGCACGGCTGATTTATGGCAAGAAACCCTATAATTGTTGGGTATTCAGATCTGAGAGCTGATTCTAAGGTTCTTGggactgattctgactgattccaATCTAGTCGGTTCGATACTCAATTCCATGTTTTGAGACAATTATTAGAAGCGAGTTTGATGGAACATGTATGAAGACAGAATAGGAAGACAAATTCAATATCTCATAAACCAATTTCAGATCAGCCTAAAATCTGGTCGGTTCCCGTTAGGtttgttctaccaaaaaagataaaaatttcaATTCTCAGTTGATACTACTGGGGGAAATAGAATTAGCTGCAGAAATTGGGGAATGGAAGGTAACAATCGTGCGATTATTTTCATACGATCCAATCGGAATTGGACACCGTGATCCATACTGATTCTGAATGTTAAGAGCAATTGATTCTGGATCATTTAGAACTCATGGTTTGTACCTGAATTACTATCAGTTATTCAGATCAGCAATCTGTTGCgtgcacaggtggtgggaagaAAGGAAACAGAAAGAGATTAAATAAGGCAAGAGAATACTAACCGGTCGTGTAGCCCTTCACCAGCACGGTAACCAATGAAAGTGCACAAAGAGGTATTGATTTGGCcgtttggatgagatttttaatttcattggGGGAGTGGGGTTGAATGGTCTTTTCGTtcacaaaggcattggtttgtaTTTAGGCGGGGTGTGGGCACGACATGACAACAAGGAGGCGGGCTGGCCGATGGGATAGGCCATGCAACGCGTGTGCTTAACCTTGGCCATGGCTTAGCCAGGTAGGTTCATGCTGGGCCAACTCGGTTGGCctataaattaaattttttttgaaagatttcACTTTAAGAGTTGGggattaaaatattaatttatcCTAATTTGTGCAAACGATTTTGGCGTGCCACATACTGCGATGAAGGTCTCAACGtgttctttccatatgtatgaTGGCCATGACTAGATTCTTCCAAAAAAATGGCACAAAAGTTGAGGAATTTTTAAAATGATGTTTTGCACCGATagaggtccaaatgataccgaaaatttataaaatttaaagtataggcttaatatgaccaaataaggaGGATTTCGGGCCACATCGAGAGTTTGGGATATCGAGAAAAGTGCCAAGGaaaaaaatgatcattttgctATCAACAAAGTATTTCATCAATggatttgaatgaaaatttatgTGCACATTTAAAATATCCATATGAGATTAAATGAAgttttttggcttaaaccgaGGTAGTTTGGATATCAAGGAAAGtactaagggcaaaatggttattttataaaaaatgttggatttgggtgaaatttcacagagagatttaaaattattaaataatacTATTCTAAGGGTCTTGGCTCTATTTGGGACGGTCTGAGTACAAACATTATAACAGGGGTAAAGTGATAATCGCTGTCATTCAGTCACCACAAGTGCGCGGGGCTGTATCATCATCTCCTGGAGGATCACGAAAGGTGTCAAAATGCAATGTTTATAGAGATGAGCTCGCTTGGGGCAACGACCAATGAGAACTTCCTTGTGGGCTTCATAAAGCCATAAAAACTTATCCGCTCCGATttccctttctccctttctttgtGGGAAGTCATTATTCGGAAGTGTTGGCCGGGTCTATGGCATATCTGAGATTTGGAGCATGAATGGTGGTTGGTTAGATCCTCCTTCGATGACAAATCTTGttgtgatatgatgttgtgTGCAAGCTTGCTTTTGCTCTTCTATTTACCACACGTGGTATGAGAGAGATCATAAGAGATGGATTATTAAGTTTAGATGTATTCAACTAATTTGAGATGCCATCGGTTCAAGattagaagttttttttttttttgggggggggaatTGGAGGTGTTCGGCCTTTGGCCGACTAATTCCCACAAGACCCGTGTACAACCCCACAACATACACGAATTGGGAGATATTGGGGCCCCCATATTTACCAGAGAGTTTCCTCTCAAGCGGGTGACCCCAAAGGGAGAAGCGGAGTCGAACTCAGGACCTTCAACTTCTTTTGGGCTCGTCCCTTGTCAACTACGCTGCCCCTTgggtttatttttaattttttttgtttttataaatagaTTTGATGTGATTAGTTAAGATCATTTTTGTCTATGGTAGATTATTTGTGTTTGGGATTGCTGGAAGGAGGATGAGGGAGCACATGACAACAATATATGACATTTTGTGGGGTCAAATTCAATCGTGCAACCCAACCTGTATTGAAATCACTAGTACAAAAAAATGAAGACTTATGATTTGGTCATTTACACCAATGGATTTATGAGGGTAGGCTTAAGGAATTAACCACTAATCATACAACCTACCATTTCTCTATTGGAATTTCTCCATTGTATATTAAGTcattcaattattttttattttttatttttatattaagtCAATAATTTCTCTATTTGAATTTCTCCATTGTTTATTAAGTcattcaattattttttatttttatattaaatcATTCAATTTTTCCTTGTGAACATAAACTTTCCCAGCCCAGATTTGATTTGACTGATCAGTATTCCACTTCCTACGTAACGAAATCAAGGAGAGCCACTTAAAGAAAACAGAATAAAGTAAATTATTTTATTCCGGGGAGAGCCCTTGGATTTCGTtacaaaaaaaacttaaaaaaggTCAGATGAGCGAAGTAAATTATTCAAATTTGTATCTCCTTATGAGATTCCGAGCCAAATTATTTTTAAGGAAGAGGTTTTGTGCAGGGTTGTGCATGATGCATGATCATACACAGAGTCTTAGGATTGGATGAAAAGGGTGTACCATAGATTCTCATCTTCATCCAACGGTTATGTGCATATAACTATGCGTAAAATCTTTTGCCTTAATTTGTGAATCCCAACTAATATAATTATGACATTCTTATGAAATGCTGTATCTGGGTCTCATTTGTGAATCCCAACTATTATAATTATCAAGAGCAAAAGAGGGGGCATTCTCTCATATTGTGGATGATCTTGTAGATGCCGCATGCTTTGACAGCTTGTCAGTCACAACATTTGCTACACGAAAAACATGGGAGATAGACCATGAGTTTCCACTCAAATACTGCTTAAAAAATcgctattttttttgtttaaagcaCCGTAGTATTTTCTTAAATAACACAACTCACAATTGTTTGGGAATCACATTCTATCCACAGTCTGTCTATCTTCATTAATGAGGCGTACATTCCAATTGCATTCCCAATGGTATCAACTAGCTACATTTGATGATCTATTAGGCTTTTCGTCACTTTGGCAAAATTGaaggaaaggaaaatgaaaaatttcaaacctaataaagaaacttttgtaatcgtTACCCGTGCATGGTTATTAGGTTTTTATCTCACTAACTCTAAATCATTTTCATATTTGATAATTAAATTTCACATTGCTTTGCATCTAAATCCcttgaaacttgaaaaataaaataaaaataaaatataaaaaatatcattactaaatataataagaaataagtaatTTATATAATCGTGTTGGATAATGATtgtaaaaattttctttatttttaaatatattttttagatcAAGTAAAGGAAATACAGATATATAACACATTCGCTACAAATAAAAAGAGGAGACTAAAGAAAGATAGTACAGTGCCACAAGGGCCACAACTTGAAGGAGGGAAGGGGGAGAAGATAGTACAGTACAGTGCCACAAGGGCCACAACTTGAAGGAGGGAAGGGGGACAAGAGATGATAATATTAatggtgggtgggtgggtgggtgggagggggagagaggacCACATGAGCAAGGGACCATTAAACCtttgttgtggaattttttatgTGTTTATAATTATATTGGGAAAGTTCTTTACGCTCTTAAATAGTTCCTTTTTAGGGGGTAGAGATCCACCCCCATCTCTTTTGTgttgggctcacgttcacgtacgtgaatgtATGAGAATGGCTCCCAGCTATTCAGACGGAATCCATTCATGTGGGTTCCACAAAGTGAATACCATCTATACAGTTGGGAGCTGTTCTCGTTCGCTCACATACTTGAACGTGAGTTGCACtcgtttattattattattattattatcatcgTGTATAGATAGGTAGTATTAATAGTTATATTGGTACATCGGTAATATGGAATTTCGACGAGgtgtttacatttttttttggtaaagacgCGGTGTTTACATCAAATACATAGAAAAATGCAATTTGAGTTGAGTTCGACTTTAATCCTTCACACCCTAATGTAACTCCTCTTCTATTATATAAACTCAAGCGGTTGTACATGTGAGCATTCGATATAAGAATAttcttgactttttttttgtgaccaaataagaatctaattaaattcatttttttaatatattttgcgGCGATATCCCAACCAATGCAACTTAGGGCTAGATTGGTCTTGGGTTGAACtaagggacttagggttggactgGAGTTTTATAAAATCAGACCCAACCTAACTTGATTGCACCCCCCTAATACTATGGATCTTTAttgcccccagtactgggggcgttGCTGTGCGCATTGTGCGGTGCAGCagcgcccatgtgtgcacggtggggccCACTATGCACACATAGACGCTgttgcgccgcacgatgcgcacagcagcacCCCCAGTACTAggggagataattttccctaatacTATGGGCAAAGATTTTTTGTGTAGTGCACCTAGAGAAGCTTATCGAGTTGATCCATGAACCATGTGGTCTTTTTGCATAGACCCTAAATTTGTTGATTGGAAGATCAAGGTTAAGTTTCCACGTCAACCTAATCGAATCGAAATGATGaagtaatgaaataaaattttgaaaatctatAACTACCAAGGTAGTGCACATTAAACATGGACAATGTATACCTGATCAATTTAACAGTTAAAATTACCACATCTTCCAACTACACATTAGAACTAAATAAACCACCAAGAGAAACTTGTCTGTACTACATATACACAAATACAATTTTTATATTAGATTTTGCCGTCTAAGAATCCTTTGCCATATTTTTGTTGACATATTAAATTTGGGTTTTGCTGTCTCGACAAAAAAGGACTTTATAATATCTTAAAAAAAGATAATTACTTTACAGTTTCCTCACCAACATGTCCCAACACGTTATAGGGAACTGGGCTTTGGAAGCCCCGTCAATCGTGAAGTTGGGATAAAATCTACAATTCAGATCCACTATACCACGCTGCCCATAGAGGTCTGAGCGGCCCAGAAACCGAGGCACATGTAATGATCGTCTTATCCCCGCTCGAGCAAGGTGCTCAGATAGGAATAAGACGGTCAATACACACACCTCAGTGTCTGGGTCGCTCAGGCCGCTACGGCCAACTCACCGTAAAGGATCTGGATCTTAAAATCTAAGAGATACTTTCtagagattaaaattttttggatTGACAGCtaacaaaatgaaaattatttGTTTGTAATCCATCATGTGCCTAGAGTTGCACGTCTAAATCATAAATTAAGCAAATAATTAGTTGTTACATTCTGTTAATGAGGTACGTTTGTATCTGCTAATCCTTCTATATATCCACCAATCCTTCGTTTCACACTATAAATACCGAAGCAATATTGGCTATGCTCATTCATCATCATCTCTTTTGCTCAAGCTTTCTCTTCTATCTACATTCTTCTTTTCAGATTTTTTCAGAGCTTTGTGGTCGAGTCACAGTAAAGGAAAATGGGATCAGTTGGAGACATCTACCAAGCACAGCGTGCCAAGGGACCAGCCACAGTGCTGGCCATCGGCACAGCCAATCCATCACATGTCATTTACCAGACTGGCTTCCCAGACTACTACTTCAGAACCACAAAGAGTGAGCACAAGGTCGAGTTGAATGAGAAGTTCAAGAGAATTTGTAAGTAGTACTACCACTTCTAACACTAACATAAGCCTGAAATTTATATCTGTCTTAGACTCACCAATGCCCCATAGGACTTGGGGCCAGATGATCATGCatggattctctctctctctctctctctatttctaccAGGTTTTCGACTCGACTCACCCTTTGCAAAACCCTAGTCGAAAACCTGGTGAGTCGGCTGAGTCAAACTTGATCAgggaaaatcattttttttttcttctaatttttaatatctttcttcttctcattctctgAGTGAGAAGGGACTGAGGCTATGGTTTCATCCCAGGTGAGAAAAAAAACAGGGGTTAATATTGAAGACAACAAACAAAATGTCTAGCCTTTTGTTTAATTGTCGACAAAACTTACGATCTATTATGAATAGTGTATggcctaaccaaaaaaaaaaaaaaaaaaaaattcaagactCTCTGAGTTTCACATGACACTTGCCACTTGCCAAAACACCAAGCCCGTAAAAACTTTGACTGAGTCGGACCTAGTTTAGTCATTTCTTAAACCTGGATGAGTCTTCATGACCCTGATTaggtcatgttttttttttactcgactCAGGTGACTCACCCATGAGGGTAGGGTTGTTAGTTGTGCATGGTTGTACAAATCAACAAAAGAGATGTTCACCACTAAATTAAGAAATTTAAAGTGTTTAGAAGTAATTAGAGGATTGGTTTTTAACAAAAGGTGGTACTATATTAAATTCCAAATGTGAGATTCTGATAAGCTTTTTGACATTATTGAAACAGGTGAAAAATCTTGTATTACAAAACGCCACACCTTCTTAACAGAAGAAAAGCTAGAAGGAAATCCCCAACTATACAACCCCACTGCTGCAAGCCTAGATGCAAGGCAAGATATTATGGTGGCTGAAGTACCTAAGTTAGCCATGGAAGCTGCAACCAAAGCCATTAACGAATGGGGCCAACCCAAATCAAAGATCACACACATTGTATTCACTACCATTTCTGGTATTGATGCACCTGGTGTGGACTTTCAACTCATCAGACTTCTTGGCCTTTCCCCAACTATCCGTCGCGTAATGATGTATCACTTAGGTTGCTATGGTGGTGGCTCTGTGCTTCGTGTTGCTAAAGATCTTGCTGAGAACAATAAAGGTGCTCGTGTCCTTGTGGTTTGCTCAGAATTAAATTCTATTAGTGGCTTTACTGGACCAAATATTGCAGATTTGCATGGTCTATTAGGGCAAGCAATCTTTGGAGATGGTTCTGCAGCTTTAATAGTTGGTGCTGATCCTGACATGTCTGTTGAGCGTCCATTGTTCCAACTCTTCTCAACAAGTTCTACTATTCTTCCAGACTCAGAAGAGATGGTTACAGCTCATTTACGTCAATCAGGTCTGGCAATAAATTTGTCTAGAGATGTGGCGAAAACTATTGCTGCAAATCTTGAGAAATGTTTGGTGGAAGCATTTAGCAAGATTGGTATTAGTGATTGGAATTCTATCTTTTGGGTAAGTCACCCTGGTGGTCCAGCAATTTTAGACTTGATTGAATATACACTTAGGTTGAAGCAAGAGAAATTGAAGGCATCAAGGAAAGTGTTGAGTGAGTTTGGAAATATGTCTAGCCCTACAGTGTTGTTTATTTTGGATGAGATGAGGAAGAAATCTatggaagaaggaaaaacaacaACTGGTGAGGGTTTTGATTGGGGTgtgctattagggtttggaccaGGTTTGACTGTAGAGAGTGTTGTGTTGCGAAGCGCCCCTATTGGTTCAAACAATTAAGTTTAATTATTATTGACTACTTCATTGGCTTGATTTTAAATGTAATATGCTTTATGTAGTTCTATTGGGTTTTCTCTATAATATTTCTATATTATGTGGTTTGTTGAGTTGTTCTAGCTGGGACACCTGTTTATTGTatggggcactgttctctgtgtcacagcgcaggctgcgcccaggcacatgggggtgggcgcaatgaccatcctgccccttgcataggctgcccatgtgcccgGGCGCAGTCTGTGctacgacacagagaacattctcccttattgTATTTGCTCTTTACTTATTAAAAGCTAGAGGACCTCTTTCTTAGATCTATATGGCTGTATTTAGTTTTGCTTTTTCAATATAGTAGTCTCTTGAATTTCctccaaaaaaaggaaaatataaatttgaaaatgttAACAGTTGATTTTACgcaatattgaaaaaaaaaaaagaaggatcgaTACGCATAAATATTACCCACCAATGTGTGCCAGACACGTGGCATAGAGGATTCGTATTTCACAAAGGATCCCAAAGACtcccaaaaaaccaaaacacaCCCCATATTAAGAGTCTTCCATGCTAAGCACTTTTCAATTAGAAGACTAACTTGATGGCTAATCCGTGGAACTTCCATCATGGAGACTCCCACTGAAGATTTGGCTTCTATTCTCTCCCATAGAGATTCAAGCTTCTACAATAGCTATGTACTCAGCTTCTGTGGTGGATAAGGCCACACATTTCTGCAACTTGGATTGCCATGACACTGCTCCCCCTGCAAAAGTAAAGAGGTATCTTGATGTGGATTTCTTCGAGTCAATATCTTCTGTCATATCTGCATCTGTGTATCCCTGCAACACAGGTTTTCCACCTCCAAAGCACAAACAAGAATTAGTTGTACCTTTAAGATACCTCATAATCCATTTCACTTCTTCCCAGTGCTCTTTGTCTGGGTTAGCAAGAAATCTACTTACGACTCCAACTGCATGTGCAATGTCCGATCTTGTACATACCATGACATACATCAAACTTCCTACCGCTGACGAGTAGGGTATATTCTTCATTccaattcttccttcttcagTTGAGGGGCTCTGGTCACTGCTCAACTTGAAGTGGCATGCAAGTGGGGAACTTACGTGCTTTGCTTTATCCGTATTGAACTTTTCAAGTACCTTTTGTACGTATGTTTCTTGTGATAGCCATAGCTTGCCGGCTTTTCGATCATGGGAAATCTTCATCCCTAAGATTTGTCGTGCATGCCCCAAATCCTTCATGGCAAAGGACTTGCTCAATTCTTGCTTTAACCTATCAATTTTATTGACATCCTGACCAACAATTaacatgtcatcaacatagagcaaaagaataataaaatcatTTTCTGAAAGTTCTTAACAAATACACAATGGTCTGATGTTGTTCTTGTATACCCGTGATCCATCATGAATGAATCAAATTTCTTGTACCATTGCCTTGgtgcttgtttcaagccatacaagcTCTTTCTTAACCTGCAGACCATATGTTCCTTACCCTTGACTTTGAATCCTTCTGGTTGCTCCATGtaaatttcttcctccagaTCACCGTGAAGAAACGCTGTCTTTACATCAAGTTGATGAACATCCAAGTTCATGCTTGCAGCCAAACTCAACACTACCTGTCTGGATGACATTTTTACAACGGGTGAAAAaatttcatcaaagtcaatacctttcTTTTGCCTAAAACCTTACCTTGTACCTTGGTTGTGGGTTGTTTTCTTCGGTCTTTAATTTGAACACCCATTTGTTCCTGAGTGTCTTCTTACCCTTAGGTAAACTTACCAGATCATAGGTGTGGTTCTTATGCAAGGAGTCCATCTCCTCTCGTATAGCTTTTAACCACTCAGCTTTGTGCTTATCATATTTTACTTCTTCGAAGCACTCTGGTTCACCTGCATCTGTTAGTGTAACATATTGATGAGGTGGATACCTGGTAGATTGTTGGCACTCCCTGGTGGATCTTCTTAACTGGGACTCAACTGGTGGCTCTTGAATCACCTGCTCCCCTTGTTCACCATTATCGGTACCATCTATAAGAGCATCATTTTCATCATCGACATCAACGGTTGCTTCTTCAACACCTTCTTGCGCATCTCCCCCATCATCATGTGCCGTGGGTGAAGAATCTGGATCAGAATCCACAAGGTCATCAATGAATGGTTGAGGTTTTTCGATCTTGTCAAAGTCTTCAATTGTTTGGTCTTCTAGAAAGACCACATCTCTGCTTCTGATCACCTTCTTCTCAACCGGATCATATAACCTGTAACCAAACTTGTCATTAGCATATCCTAATAAAATGCATTGTTTAGATTTGTCATCAACTTTGGACCGTTTGTCTCTTGGAATGTGCACAAACGCTCTGTAATCGAACACCTTCAGATAATTGTAGGATACGTCTTTTTCGCTCCATATCCACTCAAAAATATCTCCATTCAAAGGAGTTGATGGAGACAAGTTAATCAAGTAAATGGCTGTCTGCATAGCTTCTCCCCAGTAACACCGTGCCAATTTTGCATGTGAAAGCATGCATCTGATTCTTTCTATAATGGTGCGGTTCATCCTTTCAGATACACCATTATGTTGTGGGGTCTTGGGAACTGTTTGTTCATGTTGAATTCTATGGTCTTTGCAGTACTCTTCAAATAGACCAATGTACTCACCACCATTATCAATTACGAATGCATTTGAGAAGTTTTCCTATTTCTCTTTTAATAGTAACATAAAATTGTTTAAATACAccaaaaacttgatcttta is a window encoding:
- the LOC122666283 gene encoding chalcone synthase 2-like, which gives rise to MGSVGDIYQAQRAKGPATVLAIGTANPSHVIYQTGFPDYYFRTTKSEHKVELNEKFKRICEKSCITKRHTFLTEEKLEGNPQLYNPTAASLDARQDIMVAEVPKLAMEAATKAINEWGQPKSKITHIVFTTISGIDAPGVDFQLIRLLGLSPTIRRVMMYHLGCYGGGSVLRVAKDLAENNKGARVLVVCSELNSISGFTGPNIADLHGLLGQAIFGDGSAALIVGADPDMSVERPLFQLFSTSSTILPDSEEMVTAHLRQSGLAINLSRDVAKTIAANLEKCLVEAFSKIGISDWNSIFWVSHPGGPAILDLIEYTLRLKQEKLKASRKVLSEFGNMSSPTVLFILDEMRKKSMEEGKTTTGEGFDWGVLLGFGPGLTVESVVLRSAPIGSNN